The Lates calcarifer isolate ASB-BC8 linkage group LG18, TLL_Latcal_v3, whole genome shotgun sequence region ATTACAGCATTCAAGTCCACACTCACTCAGACAGATCTGTGACAAGTTTATCACTGTCTGAAAAGTCTATCTGAAAGTCAGATTTTCCACTGTCACCTACGATGctctgttattatttatttatttttatttttttgctaaATTATATGTAGTTGTGGCCAGAATACATGTTTTAAATAGGGATTATATGcctctttatttcattttgtcttcatttgtgGTGGCAAAAATAATGTTTAGGCAACAGTATTAACTGAACAAGATTGATGTTTAACAGAATTGCTAAAGTGTTGGCTGGGGCTGATTGGTTTTACAATCTACAGCATTCTTAGGTGCTGAATTTAGAAAGAAAATGCTGATATAGTAGATACAGTTCTTAGCGTCATGATGTCTTTAATCCTTTACTGACCTCTCTGTGGAGTTCTTTGACtaactttttctctcctcacctgcagCTTACATCCTAGAGAAACTGCACGCTTGTTGCTTTTTTGATGATGAAGTTCAGCCATCAATGTTCTTCCTGACACTGCATGACGCCATGCTGCACATCCTCGAGAAACATCCGGAGTCCACAGAAAAGAAATCCGATTCTGAAAAGGTGAAATAGACATGgcttacagtttttgttttgagaaaCATAGAGAAATGCAATATTTGGATAAGGCTTCTGTCTGAATACATTTCATATGTTAGTGCTGTAAGTATGTACAGAATACATTACTCTTCATGTTGTTCTGCAGATTATAACAACAGTCACAGTTCACCACCCTGGAGGCTGTTTGAGGAGCAGAGATAGAAATGTATGTATCCACAGCACCTGCTGTGGTTTGTCTTTTACTTCAGACATTTCCTATACGTGCCataatgtgtatgttttttggGAAAAGGTTTCCttatttgtcttgtttcttttaTTGGTTTATTATTCTGGGACAAAGCCCATCTATCAGAGTTAGCTATCTTTATTTTACTACCTAAAACAGTCATTCTGCAAAGGTAATGGCTTCAGCTATAATGCAAGCTCCACGATTGCTTTTCATATTGTAAAAGTGCAACTGTTACAGCTTGATATGTGCCAAATGTGAAATGGGCTAAAGCGACTCTTTCTTCATTGGCAGGATCCAGATCCAGAAACCAAGTTCTAACTTCTGCATGAGACGATGAttcctggaagaaaaaaaaattctaaagaCCATAGACCAAAgagtgaatgtttttaaatcatgctGTACACTACACTTAtgtaatgaataatgaaatactgtttttaactttattcaTCTGACAATCTAAGTTTACCTACACCGTATGTACTGTAAGAAAATCAATTTCATGGTATTGATGTTTTTTATATTGTACATAGTGAATTTGTGGAAATTTTAGGTGCAACATATGTATTTACATGCTGTACAGTTATATTTTCATGATGATGACAATAAATTATCTTTTTGACAAACTGTTCTTGTTACGTCCTTCGATAACTTCAGTGATAACTTCTCTAACCGGTTTGAGTTTTATATTATGCTAATTCTGCTGTGTGAGCGCTTGCCTGGGATTGGTGGAATCCTTTACTGGCCCGCCTCTGCCCTGGATTGGCCCGGTGTCTCCGGGGGCGCACCACTCCAGGCGGCCCTGCACGATGACGTCAGCAGTATAAAACCCGGGTCAAGCCAATATTCACGATGGCTGTGATGAGATGTTAGCATCTCTCCCCGGGAGGTTTAAACTTCGGTCGGTCCTTAACGACCTTCTTTCCTCCCCCTAGTCCAGCTCCTGAGTGGAGTCCTCTTTTGTTAACTAGTTGTTTTACTTATATCTTTGAGTTAAGTAGCATCCACTGGGCCTTTGttatctttttgttcttttattgttgCTTCCTTGGTGTACGCAGTCCCTCTTGGTTCATTAAAAAGTTTCTGCTTTTGCTGCAAACCTTTGACCACCTGGTGTTTATGTTACATCCTCTTCCCCTGGTCAGCCGGGCCTTTAACAGTTCTTAaagttctgttttgtgtttgtggaagAAGCAATGTGAAAAAGACTGGGCTGGCTGAAAAATGTAGTACTTGAAGGGGAAAAACTCTCATTTAAATTCCTGGTAATAATCTGAAAAAGgtaataatacaaaaatgtaCTGTAGCAGCAGAGGTTTACATGCATATCATCCCATCCAGGTCAAACTGATATCCAATACTAATCTACTCCATTGATTATCAGACAAATCATTCACTTAAACTTTATTTCAGGTGCCATCGTCATACTGTGGATGTCAAGGCTGGACTAGTAGAATCAGTAGTGGTGGTGTTTTGATGAACCTTGATAAACAAAAAGCCCAGATACTGGtgtcaaacaaaaaactttGTAAGAACAACATCATAAAGTAAGACAACATCTATTCATTATCTCTACCACTTATCTTGAAGGGTCGCAGGGGGCTGGGACCAATCCCTGTTGACACTGGGAGAGGCCAGGTACATACTGGATGGATCACCAGTCTATctaagaacaacaacaaaaaaaaaaaggaaatgaaaaccTTCCTGACATATCAATACAATGATTCATAAATGTGCTTGTGTTAATGATTGAACATAGTTAAGAGAAAAGTGACATAGTGATGAAATTGATCTCAGATGCTAGATTAGATAGACACAGACACTGGACTGGACTGCACAGGGAGGAACGGGCAAAGGTTCATTTAAGGATCTGTCTAGGGAACCGTTTACATTATACTGGGATCAGATTCCTCAGACACCTGAGGTGTGACGATGGCGACTCTGAGGAAACAATACGCGGTCTCCAGATATGTGTACTCTGAGGATAGCTTTGGTGAAGATTATGAGAAAGTCTACAGGGTGCGCAAAACCACCCTGGACCATGTCAAAGAGTATCTCACGTAAGTAAACCCTGGTCACACAGAGACGTGGATTACAGTCATTGAGCTGACACGATcatcctttgtgtttgtgtgcagttgtGATTCAAAACGTGCCAAGAATGCAGTGCTCTCTCTTCTGCCCATCATTGGCTGGATGAGGATCTACAGAGTTAGAGAGTGGCTGCTGGGTGATGTGGTGTCTGGGATCAGCACTGGATTGATAGCTATCATGCAAGGTGAGGAGCAGGACAAGTCTGTGACTCAAAACTCCCAACATCACTGGTGCATTCAAGGCAACTGAAAGATTGTGATCATGGTTGAATACTGACCATGCTGCTCTTTTGTTGCACTGCCTGATCATCACTTTAATTTCTGGAAACACTGCATGTGAATACAACAATAAATAGGTATTTTGAATTTTGTGCATCGtagacagtgaaactgaaatcTCTGACAAAGTTCGGCTTAAGATAAGACACCTCAGCTTCCTTGTGTGGGATCAATAAAGAGTTATATCAACAAAAGAAGTACAAGAATAGATGCATAGGACAGACAAGCAACCTTAATATCCTGTACATTATCAGCACCTCCCTAAAACATAATAAACTGGGATTGTCCTTTATATGAAAAACAATTCTTGACATGAAAAATAtgcattattatttaaaacttcattctgtgtttgttgtttgttttttttttttgccatggtCTCTCCTCAGGACTGGCTTTCTCTCTGCTGGCCTCGCTGCCTCCAAGCTACGGACTCTACACAGCTTTCTTCCCCATGCTCACATACTTCTTCCTTGGTACTTCAAGACACATTTCTGTAGGTATGTTGTTTGGTGCTCAGtcactgtaaaatatttccttttcaCCCTCTGTAGCAGGTGAAACAACACAATGATGTGATCTCCCAAAACCAGCTGTAAGCTCTTGGAAATATGATTGACATTTAATCTGAGAATATAATCTGCATGAGCATTTTGATCTGAAATGATTGAAGGAGAAAGTTATTGATCTTATCATTTTTTGACAAGTGGAGATAAGAATAGGTGTGATATGGCTTTACAGTGTCTTCCCACCCATCCACTCCCTTCTTCCCTGTAGGCTCTTTCCCAGTCCTGAGCCTAATGGTAGGCGCTGTGGTGACCCGTCTAGTCCCAGATGAGGGACCACCAGCAAATATTACAGGCTTTGAGGGTCTGACCCAGGACCAGCAGAGAGTCCTTGTGGCCTCCTCTGTCACCTTTCTCATGGGGATTTTCCAGGTAGACTTGACTCTGCTTCTGTAGACCAGTGATTCTGCATGTCCGTGGAAGAGTTTCCAAACcaagcttcttcttcttcttcttcttctctccatgCTTCTGTCTCACACAGCTGGCCATGGGTGTCCTGCAGGTGGGCTTCATTGTTGTGTACCTGTCAGACACTCTGGTGTCCGGCttcaccacagcagctgctgtccaCATCCTGGTGTCCCAGCTCAAGTTTGTGTTGGGACTGACTGTTCCAGGCATCAGCGGTCCACTCTCTATCATATACGTAAGTCCAAGATATGAAGGTTGTATCATGATGAATACAATTTTATATATGGATCTAGTAGAAGTTGACCActcacagtgttttcatcatCAGGCAGTGTAGGGAAAGATGTGTAGGACAGATTAAAGTTTTAAAGCAGTTCtaagcagagaaagaaacagcacTAACTTAAGTTAGTGACACTAAAGAAAAGTTCTTCTGAACTGCCAGTTTTCTGGGCTACAATGACcttacaacttaaaaaaaaaagactagcAATCACTTCTCACACAGTGCCCTGTCTCAAAGGATTAGTTTGATAACATGCtgatttgctttcttgtcaagagttagatgagaagttTGATTCCACTCAGTGATTTGAagtgcttctttttcttcttttgcacAGACCCTGGAGAAGATCTTTGTCCAGATCACCTCTACCAACATCTGTGACCTGGTTATGTCCATACTGATCATGGCGATGGTGTTCATCGTGAAGGAGCTGAATGACATATACAAAGCCAAACTGCCAGTGCCCATCCCCATAGAGGTTATCATGGTGAGGGAATCCATTCATCTGGATTAGCACACAACAATTAAGCAACAAATAAACTTAACTAAACTAAACATTCATTTTCCATAGTGAATGGTTAGCAATGGCCGCTAATGGCCAAAGTGTCTATCTGAGTTGCTACAGAATCtaatgtgtcttttcttttcacacagaCTGTCATAGCCTGTGGGGTGTCCTATGGCTTCAATTTTGAGAAGAGATACGATGTTGAAATTGTTGGCAAAATGGTTAGCGGGTATGTCTCACTTTTGCCACATAAATCTGCTCTCCGCTGTTCCACCAAGTAATTCAGATCATTTAAATACACAGTTAAACACAATTATCTTTCAGATACGAGCCTCCTATGGCACCCAATGTGGAAGTCTTCCAGGAAAGTGCTGTGGAGGCCTTTCCTATAGCTATAGTGGGTTTTGCTGTGGCCTTCTCTGTGGCCAAAGTCTACTCTATCAAACATGATTACACCATTGATGGGAACCAGGTGAACTACATATAATATCACAGTCTATCATTGTCAGTTGGTTACTGATAAGAATAAGATTTTGGCTATGAAGATTTAAGGTTACAACCAACCTTACTTTTATGTGAAGGTTGGCTGTGAGCTGTCATATGTTACATCTGGTAGAAGTAACTTAACTTTTCATTGTTCCGTCCCAGGAGCTCATTGCATTTGGGATTAGTAACATATTTGGCGCAAGCTTCAGGTCCTTTGCAGCGAGCACAGCACTCTCCAGAACAGCCGTGCAAGAGAGCTCAGGAGGCAAAACACAGGTTAGAAAAGATCCCACCCTTTATAGCATCTGTTTCCCGGGTTGTGAACTTTTACTAGGTCACTGTCTGcagatatttttgtgtgtcCAAAAAGATTTATTGTAATTGTCACTTTACAGTCTGGTTTATCGTGGTCTTCTCCGTCACAGGAAtcttaaaatgaaacattaactttttctttttttttataaatgcagATTGCAGGGTTGATCTCAGCCATGATGGCAATGATTGTAACTGTGGCACTTGGGTTCCTGCTAGAGCCTCTTCCCAGGGTGAGACTCACCTCTGctatgtaatatgtaatatgtcagactattttgtttgttttatgttccTTCTATGGATaaaaagttagatttttttctggCATGTCGATTCATGAATAGTATGGGATAAAGCTTAGTTGTTATTGTATATCTATAGCTCTATAgggatatttttttctgatacGCACCTTATTCAATTTGACTGCAGTCTGTTCTGGGTGCCTTGGTGATCGTCAACCTGAAGGGCATGCTGATGCAGTTCAGAGAAATCCCGTACCTGTGGAGGAGGGACAAAACAGAATGTGTAGGTGTTCAGTAAATGTCTTAGAGTCAATCAGAATCTAACTCTTCTGTCATTTAGTTACTTACTTGCAAtagtctgttttctttcagtgtttcacctgaggtgttttttctgcagttgGTGTGGTTGGGAACATGCCTGGGTGCCATCCTGCTAGGCCTGGATCTTGGTTTGGTGGTGGGCTTGGGGGTGGAGCTGCTCACTGTTGTCTTCAGGAGTCAATTGTAATCACACAATTCATGGCATATATTTGATATGATGTAATGATATTTGAAGTAATTTGAAGGACCCATGGGAACCCCTGAAATTCTAAGTCaaattataaaaaatgtaaaaatgtagaAGTGTGATGTCTTGCTCAGGGACACTGGACACTCTTGATCATAAGAAAAGGCTTCCATGAATACCCTCCAATCACAGGACATCTTTATGACCTGGTGTTaatcctgcagctgctgctcactcAATGCtccataagaaaaaaaaaaaaaaaaaaagtagtgtcAACAGTATGTGCACTACTTTCTGCTAAAACTCCCACAGTGCAGTTTATAGATGCCTGTCAGTTGATGATGCAGGATGTCAAAAATCTCAGTGCACTGCTCACTATTGAGTAAGTGACTGAGTGTCTATCGTATAGAGAGCAGTAAATCAGGGAGTGGTTTATGGCACAACATGTCTGCTGTGCTTGGCATTATCTTACATGATTTCTCAGTGCTGAAGTTCAGTGCCAGTTAGAGCAGCTTGTGTTGATCTCAGTCACAGATCATTAGACTCCTCTCTCTACTATGCTCATGCAACTTGGTGATGATCTAAGAGACCAAAAAAATCATTGGTTctaataatgataaatattcTTTAAGTCCATCCCCTGACATACACAGAAAGATATTAATTAAACCCTCTTCATGTCTGTCTAGTCCCCGCTGTTCTGTCTTGGCTAACATCAATGGGACTGACCTCTACAGAGATCGCAAAGATTACCTGCATGTAAATATACGAAGttacattttctgcttttgtaaCCATGTGTGAACATTATAGGTTATCGTAGGTAGcttatattttcatttgatctCATTATTGTCCACTGAATTACGTTTGTCTAATCATAATGCTTCTCTTCTCAGATATTTGAACCAAAGGGAGTAAAAATCTTCAGGATCCCCTCCCCCATCTTCTTTGCCAATATCGAGTTCTTCAGGGACAAGCTAGTAGAAGCTGTATGTACGACATGTCTCCCTATCTTTTGGTTGGTACTTGTGTAggaatatatgtatgtaaatatggTGTCAACACTTGGTTGTTCCAGGTTGGATTTAACCCCTTGAGAGTTTTGAGGAAGAGGAACAAGGCCCTCAGGAAAATcaagaaacagctgcagcagaaggaTGATGACATTACAGAGGTGAGACATAAAACTGCTACAAACTCAAGATAAGGAAAATATGATTGCTCAATATTGTTCTTTCAAAAAGCTTTAAGCCTACTTTCTCTAACAGAGAGGTTCGAGGGATTTAGTTTGCCAAACAACTGAGGAGTCTTACATGAACATGGAGGAGTTGGATCAGCCCACCGACCTCAAGGGCTTTCCCTTCCAGATGGACTGGAACGCAGAACTTCCCTCTAACGTCGATGTTCCCAGAGTGGACCTCCACAGCCTGATCCTGGACTTCTCTGCTGTCTCCTTCCTGGACATCTCTGCTATGAAAGGACTCAAAATGGTAAGAAGGCCTTTCAGTTGGTTGCTAATGGCAGCTGCACTGTCTTATCTTACTGTGTAGATAAAACACCATGAGTCTGTAATCACGGTGAGAGATGTTATGAGGACTTTGTCACAGAAGCAGAAAATCTTCTATTCACGTTACCAGTGACTTAACAGCTCCAACAGCACAGCAGTGCTGGGAGTAGTATTCAAATCCAGAAAAGTAAAAGTCATTCAAAATCCTGAATATGATCAGTATGTATCATTCTATACAGAACAGTTAAGTATGCTAGTctagtggttcccaacctagggGTACAGCCCCCCCGTGGGTCACTAGATAAACCTGAGGAGTTGGggaaggaaaagggaaaaactaaagaataaatataaatataaatttttttttggaaatattgGATCATTTTAACACTAAAGTACAAGAACCATAAAAAGTCATTCTTACAGTATATGAGCACATGTTCTTAGTTACGTTGCATTGCTGTAGTTCAGCAAAAAACAACGGATGGTGATCTACATAGGAGCAACTCAATTACTGGAAACTGAAAATGACGTGAGTGACAGTGGTTATATTGACACAGTCATACATGTAATTAAAACCTGCTGTTTATTGCTGCTTATCACTACAGGCACTCAAAGAATTCATCCGCATTGATGTGGATGTTTATATCGTGGCATGTGATGGTGAGTTTCATTAGAATTTCTTAAAAGTACAAGACAGACTCATTCTGTCCTCATGTTGAAATATCCTTGAGCTAGACATTAAACACCTATGGCACCCAACCCTAATATGAATGGGAAAATGAGTGGAAAGCTGTAAAGCAGATATATGGTATAAATCCATTTACTATTCACATGTGTTGACAGTCTACATCGTGGAGAAACTACACATGTGCATGTTCTTCGATGATGAGATTCTGACCTCCATGTTCTTCCCAACCCTTCATGACGCCATGCTACATGTGCTTGAAAAACACAAGGATGACACAAAGAATGGCTGGGTGGTAAGGAAAAACTGTTCTTGGACTTACTACACCATTCTCCCTGAACTAGCCTGGTTATTGCTGCCCTCTGGTTTCAAAAtaacaagacagaaaatatgaGTTAGGCCTAGAGAACTAGAGATGTTAGAGGTTAGAAAGCTCAAACAAGTTGAACTCACGTCTCCTTATCCATTTTTTAATAGTTAAGAGATACCAGACTCTAGAAGAGCAGCTGTCTCCAGGAGCATCCATTAGAAAAGAAGAATGTTCATCTACAGACTACAATGAAATGATGTTTACACTGTACCATTTTAGTCAACTGTCCCACTAATAGTTGCCACTATGcaattttctgtatatttagtAAGGGAGTGTGCTGTTTTAGTAAAGGTGCACTGAAGGTGATAATTTCACTTGATTTCATTATAGATGATTCAGTCTTTGCTGTCACAGGACTTGTTACAGTCtactttggttttctttttcaaactgtGTCTGCAATAACCTCACTGAATAGTCTGCAATGTTAGCTAAAAATCATGTACCTCTCTTTAACTTCAGGCACATTCTCATCAACAATTCTCTACCTGCTCGTTACATtgtctgatttctgttttaaatgtacCTATACATCTGTTACTTTGATTCAGTAATTTCATTTCTTGTTTAAATGTGTCTGCCCACCTTTGCTGCTTTGCTTCTgtgatttcatttcactgttaaGTTTAACAAAAGGTTTTCAAATGCTGTAAAcacaatataaatgtaaaatcaggATAAATAGAACTGAGAACTACCAGACAGCTGCTTACGTATTAGCTAATTCCTGACAAGAAGACAGGACATAAACTGTCCTCTGGAGTTTATTGCACCAGACAGGATAAAAATGTGTCTACATATTTTGTTGCTAACCATGCTAACTCATTTTCTGATATTTAGAAAATACATCACTAATGCAAGTTAGGTACAACTAGGTTCTAACACAGTGGCTCCCCACCGCAGACAATGTAGGAAACCACCACAGAAAACATAATTCTCCCAAGCATGACTTTATGTAAAGCTCTCTGCTTTATTTCTTGCAGTTTACTGGATAACCCTATCTTCTCCATCAAATAACAATCTGAGAAGATACATTCACTTTATTCAAATTGGTCAAAAACTGCAGACATGTGCATCATTCATGAGGTAACAAGTAGACTGAGCTTTGTTTTAAGGGGTCATAAACCAAAAATGTTGGAAACCACTGCTTTAGACTACTACCAGACCTAGTGAGGACACagacaaaatgtttgaaaattacACACAATTTGCAGTTTCCCAAATGTTAATACTTGTCTGAAAAGATATGAATTACATGGATTGTTTCACCTACTATTGATACAAATGCCATTCAGTACTTCATAAAAGAGCTTATAACCATATCTTCTTAGACAGATTATGCTAAATGTAAACTCTTgatagaataaaacaaagatgaaatggAAATCTGCCGTTAAAAATTTATTGAGACATAGTTAACATCTTTCATTGTACAGTACATATGCATGAATTCCGCTGACGTATATTCAGAAAtataagcttttaaaaaaagggaCATTCCTGCTCTTCTCCAAGTCTATAGTATGTTCAGTGGGGAGTTAAGTACAGTTAACTAAAATGTGCACCACGTATGCGTTTGCTTCTGGGCAGTATTATCAAAATGAAATTTCTACATCCTGTAACCCTGAGGTTTACTATCACATTATTCAGACAAGTGGTATGGAGCAGAATGACACACACTGTTGCCCATtcactcagttggcagtttacTGATAGTAAGGCCGGTAGCGGCCCTGATCAGGATGATGTGGTCCAGGCATCTGGCCCTGGGGAGGAGGACCCTGCATTCGTGGTGGTGGGGGTCCTCTTGGAGCAGGCCACATTCCAGGACTGAGCCCTCCTGGCTGGCTGAATGGGGGACTGAGCGTGCCCTGATCTTCAGGGAACTGCTGCATGGAGTTGGGGTTATAgtgatggggtgggggggcattgACAGGGGGGCCACTGTGCTGTGGTGGAGGTCCTGGGGGCGGGTGGTTCATATAGGGGGGCATCTGGCCCATAATGTGCCCTGGTGGTGGAGTGATTGGTGGGGGAGCTGTGGACATGGGGGGTGGAGGGGCCTGGTTGTACACCATATGTGGTGTCCCAGAGCCCTGGGGAGGATGCTGCATCGGGTGGCTGAtaggaggagggggtggtggtggggggccAAAGTGCTGCTGCGGTGGTGCCATCATGTGGTGAGAGTGGGATACGACAGGTGGCTGGCCAGGATAGTCCCCAGGGTGATGGTGGGGGGGCTGGCCAGGACCTGGCCCACCAGAGTGGGGCTCACGAGAAGAAGAGGAGTCATCTTGGATGGGCACAGTGATGAGATTACTGTGTTTACGAGTTGTTACCGTGGCAATGCGGAATGTCTCAGGACCAAGAGCAGACGTTGGGGGTGGGGCTTCATGAGCAGTGGGCGGTGGCGGCTGACTGTAGGGGTCATGACTGCCATGCTGGAGTGGGTTGGGGAGGTGAACATGGTTCTTGGGTAAGTGAGGCGGAGGTACACGGAAACGATCAGGGACATCAGATGAAGGGGCCATATGCACAGGCTCCTGGCGGCCTGTGGAAGACTTGGCTGCCCTCAGGTGGCGGTGGTTGACATGGGCCTGCAGGTCACGCTGGGACAGGTAGGTGCGCTTACATCCTGGCACAACACTGCACATGTAGAGGGAACCACGCTGGCACTGCTCGATGCGCTGCACCGGGTCGGTGCAGTTGTAAAGTGTGAGGCTGAATGCACAGAGACAAAGTGTTGGTGACAAAAAGCaggaataaaacaaacacatctgaacacatcacatcactttGAGCAAAAAG contains the following coding sequences:
- the cbll1 gene encoding E3 ubiquitin-protein ligase Hakai isoform X3, with the protein product MPNNDLQGSDGSGNLGGPDVRRRIPIKLISKQPLRSKPQPRTQRPCSRPSKSETGEDDNFGFKQEDRFDCGAKAGDVFANQRRFPQPLFWDYKLHLIGERDEVPIHFCDKCGLPIQLYGRMIPCKHVFCYDCALLHEKKGEKMCPGLTLYNCTDPVQRIEQCQRGSLYMCSVVPGCKRTYLSQRDLQAHVNHRHLRAAKSSTGRQEPVHMAPSSDVPDRFRVPPPHLPKNHVHLPNPLQHGSHDPYSQPPPPTAHEAPPPTSALGPETFRIATVTTRKHSNLITVPIQDDSSSSREPHSGGPGPGQPPHHHPGDYPGQPPVVSHSHHMMAPPQQHFGPPPPPPPPISHPMQHPPQGSGTPHMVYNQAPPPPMSTAPPPITPPPGHIMGQMPPYMNHPPPGPPPQHSGPPVNAPPPHHYNPNSMQQFPEDQGTLSPPFSQPGGLSPGMWPAPRGPPPPRMQGPPPQGQMPGPHHPDQGRYRPYYQ
- the cbll1 gene encoding E3 ubiquitin-protein ligase Hakai isoform X2, yielding MDQSDNDLQGSDGSGNLGGPDVRRRIPIKLISKQPLRSKPQPRTQRPCSRPSKNNFGFKQEDRFDCGAKAGDVFANQRRFPQPLFWDYKLHLIGERDEVPIHFCDKCGLPIQLYGRMIPCKHVFCYDCALLHEKKGEKMCPGLTLYNCTDPVQRIEQCQRGSLYMCSVVPGCKRTYLSQRDLQAHVNHRHLRAAKSSTGRQEPVHMAPSSDVPDRFRVPPPHLPKNHVHLPNPLQHGSHDPYSQPPPPTAHEAPPPTSALGPETFRIATVTTRKHSNLITVPIQDDSSSSREPHSGGPGPGQPPHHHPGDYPGQPPVVSHSHHMMAPPQQHFGPPPPPPPPISHPMQHPPQGSGTPHMVYNQAPPPPMSTAPPPITPPPGHIMGQMPPYMNHPPPGPPPQHSGPPVNAPPPHHYNPNSMQQFPEDQGTLSPPFSQPGGLSPGMWPAPRGPPPPRMQGPPPQGQMPGPHHPDQGRYRPYYQ
- the cbll1 gene encoding E3 ubiquitin-protein ligase Hakai isoform X1, translating into MDQSDNDLQGSDGSGNLGGPDVRRRIPIKLISKQPLRSKPQPRTQRPCSRPSKSETGEDDNFGFKQEDRFDCGAKAGDVFANQRRFPQPLFWDYKLHLIGERDEVPIHFCDKCGLPIQLYGRMIPCKHVFCYDCALLHEKKGEKMCPGLTLYNCTDPVQRIEQCQRGSLYMCSVVPGCKRTYLSQRDLQAHVNHRHLRAAKSSTGRQEPVHMAPSSDVPDRFRVPPPHLPKNHVHLPNPLQHGSHDPYSQPPPPTAHEAPPPTSALGPETFRIATVTTRKHSNLITVPIQDDSSSSREPHSGGPGPGQPPHHHPGDYPGQPPVVSHSHHMMAPPQQHFGPPPPPPPPISHPMQHPPQGSGTPHMVYNQAPPPPMSTAPPPITPPPGHIMGQMPPYMNHPPPGPPPQHSGPPVNAPPPHHYNPNSMQQFPEDQGTLSPPFSQPGGLSPGMWPAPRGPPPPRMQGPPPQGQMPGPHHPDQGRYRPYYQ
- the slc26a3.1 gene encoding solute carrier family 26 member 3: MATLRKQYAVSRYVYSEDSFGEDYEKVYRVRKTTLDHVKEYLTCDSKRAKNAVLSLLPIIGWMRIYRVREWLLGDVVSGISTGLIAIMQGLAFSLLASLPPSYGLYTAFFPMLTYFFLGTSRHISVGSFPVLSLMVGAVVTRLVPDEGPPANITGFEGLTQDQQRVLVASSVTFLMGIFQLAMGVLQVGFIVVYLSDTLVSGFTTAAAVHILVSQLKFVLGLTVPGISGPLSIIYTLEKIFVQITSTNICDLVMSILIMAMVFIVKELNDIYKAKLPVPIPIEVIMTVIACGVSYGFNFEKRYDVEIVGKMVSGYEPPMAPNVEVFQESAVEAFPIAIVGFAVAFSVAKVYSIKHDYTIDGNQELIAFGISNIFGASFRSFAASTALSRTAVQESSGGKTQIAGLISAMMAMIVTVALGFLLEPLPRSVLGALVIVNLKGMLMQFREIPYLWRRDKTECLVWLGTCLGAILLGLDLGLVVGLGVELLTVVFRSQFPRCSVLANINGTDLYRDRKDYLHIFEPKGVKIFRIPSPIFFANIEFFRDKLVEAVGFNPLRVLRKRNKALRKIKKQLQQKDDDITERGSRDLVCQTTEESYMNMEELDQPTDLKGFPFQMDWNAELPSNVDVPRVDLHSLILDFSAVSFLDISAMKGLKMALKEFIRIDVDVYIVACDVYIVEKLHMCMFFDDEILTSMFFPTLHDAMLHVLEKHKDDTKNGWVLRDTRL